The Sorangiineae bacterium MSr11367 genome window below encodes:
- a CDS encoding putative glycoside hydrolase family 15 protein has protein sequence MKSFLYGFTFPRCVAFVALVGTLGACGTSATPEQGAERTDANAKNDASPNPPSGGDAGKGSEGAQASANSLGQLYLDWNEVSLITQHTGAYGWEVVQSYMRDHVDIAQLKTNNPDLRLFMYWETAGAYAEATDAKWPSGMPYQWVRANHPDWIVKDGSGRDITFWGGDLHLYDVGNREYQDEWARRAIDYAKSGGFHGIFGDDVNVGESFRSSWSAVPSKYGTDAAWTQAVESFLQNVSPKLKAEGIRFVPNVASAWNSDRATQVRWAKLAGGYGREHYQSWQGDDQLLGGADWAWMSTLHRDVEAAGIPFFAYPHGGGSQAADKMRYTRASFLLWHDPALGGSFAYSTGGGPEAGKDPYHAAWTFDLGAPSGPAVEQSTGVWTRTFARGKITVNSNAKTAVVQQ, from the coding sequence ATGAAATCCTTTTTATATGGTTTCACATTTCCACGCTGCGTTGCGTTCGTCGCGCTGGTGGGCACTCTCGGTGCGTGCGGCACATCGGCGACGCCCGAACAAGGGGCCGAACGAACCGACGCGAATGCGAAAAACGATGCGTCGCCGAATCCTCCTTCGGGAGGCGATGCCGGCAAAGGGAGCGAGGGCGCGCAGGCGAGCGCCAATTCGCTTGGACAACTTTATCTCGATTGGAACGAGGTTTCGCTCATCACGCAACACACCGGTGCGTATGGGTGGGAGGTCGTTCAAAGTTACATGCGCGACCACGTAGACATCGCGCAACTCAAGACGAACAATCCCGACTTGCGCCTGTTCATGTATTGGGAGACGGCGGGCGCCTACGCCGAGGCGACGGATGCGAAATGGCCCTCGGGGATGCCGTACCAGTGGGTGCGTGCCAATCACCCCGACTGGATCGTCAAGGACGGCTCCGGGCGCGATATCACCTTTTGGGGTGGCGACCTTCATTTGTACGACGTGGGCAATCGCGAATACCAGGACGAGTGGGCGCGGCGGGCCATCGACTACGCGAAAAGCGGCGGGTTTCACGGCATTTTCGGCGATGACGTCAACGTGGGCGAGAGCTTTCGCTCCTCGTGGTCGGCGGTGCCGTCGAAGTACGGGACCGACGCGGCGTGGACCCAGGCCGTGGAGTCGTTCCTCCAGAACGTCTCGCCCAAGTTGAAGGCCGAGGGGATACGCTTCGTTCCCAACGTGGCTTCGGCGTGGAACTCCGATCGGGCGACGCAGGTGCGCTGGGCCAAACTCGCGGGAGGCTACGGGCGCGAGCATTACCAATCGTGGCAAGGCGATGACCAGCTCCTCGGCGGCGCCGATTGGGCATGGATGTCCACGCTCCATCGCGACGTCGAAGCCGCGGGAATCCCCTTTTTCGCATATCCGCACGGCGGGGGATCGCAGGCCGCCGACAAGATGCGCTACACGCGCGCATCGTTTCTTCTCTGGCACGACCCCGCGCTGGGCGGCAGCTTCGCCTATTCGACCGGCGGCGGCCCCGAGGCCGGCAAAGATCCCTACCATGCGGCATGGACCTTCGATCTCGGGGCACCGTCGGGCCCTGCGGTGGAGCAGTCCACGGGGGTGTGGACGCGCACGTTCGCCCGCGGAAAAATCACGGTGAACTCCAACGCGAAGACCGCCGTCGTCCAGCAGTAG
- a CDS encoding YceI family protein, protein MAIEKWNIDVAHSTVGFSVRHLMVSKVHGFFTQWTGSLEFDEQNPAQSKVEVSIDAASVDTREPQRDAHLRTGDFFEVEKHPRIVFTSTHVEPSSNGTYKVAGDLTLRGVTRPVILDVEFGGRINHPQMGERIGFSGKTIINRKDFGVSFNQVLDTGGLGLGEKVEIGLEIEATRAA, encoded by the coding sequence ATGGCAATCGAGAAATGGAACATCGACGTCGCGCATTCGACGGTTGGCTTTTCGGTACGGCATTTGATGGTCAGCAAGGTCCACGGGTTTTTCACCCAATGGACCGGCTCGCTCGAATTCGACGAGCAGAATCCCGCTCAATCCAAGGTCGAAGTGAGCATCGATGCGGCAAGCGTCGACACGCGCGAGCCCCAGCGCGATGCCCACCTGCGCACGGGCGACTTCTTCGAGGTGGAGAAGCACCCGCGCATCGTCTTTACGAGCACGCACGTCGAGCCGTCGTCGAACGGCACCTACAAAGTCGCGGGTGACCTCACGCTTCGCGGCGTCACGCGCCCGGTGATCCTGGACGTGGAATTCGGGGGCCGCATCAACCATCCGCAGATGGGCGAGCGCATCGGATTTTCTGGCAAGACGATCATCAATCGAAAAGACTTCGGTGTGAGCTTCAACCAAGTGCTCGACACCGGAGGTTTGGGGCTGGGCGAGAAGGTCGAGATTGGCCTCGAAATCGAGGCCACCCGAGCGGCCTGA
- a CDS encoding LysR family transcriptional regulator, producing the protein MDLNRVAIFVRIVEAGGVTAAAAKLKLPKSSVSRSLTQLEQELGMALLVRGHRQLNLSDAGRSFFEAASKGLAAVEEAKDGILDQHRTPSGVVRLALPNFGTHHFGAMIARFVRKYPAVEIEVTTTTHQADPIRDGFDLALTMGKLADSSLIVRPLGRGDSGIFASAGYLKKRGMPHSPADLAKHDCVLYRTTARKGKWALSRGKEAQSVTVSGPLRVDSLALLLATMLDDAGLGLLPVHLAGTDPSMQNLTRVLPDYVVAGEALQLVYPASRHTPQRVRLLCEHLVASSAGCPNDRGPNPA; encoded by the coding sequence ATGGATCTGAATCGCGTGGCGATATTCGTACGAATCGTCGAGGCCGGTGGGGTGACGGCGGCCGCGGCCAAGCTGAAATTGCCGAAGTCGTCGGTGAGCCGCAGCCTCACGCAATTGGAGCAGGAACTCGGCATGGCGCTGCTCGTGCGCGGGCATCGGCAATTGAACCTGTCGGACGCGGGGCGCTCGTTCTTCGAGGCCGCCTCCAAGGGCCTCGCGGCGGTGGAGGAAGCAAAAGACGGCATTCTGGATCAACACCGCACGCCCAGCGGGGTGGTTCGCCTGGCACTGCCCAATTTCGGCACGCACCACTTCGGCGCCATGATTGCGCGATTCGTTCGCAAGTACCCCGCCGTGGAGATCGAGGTGACCACCACGACGCACCAGGCCGATCCCATTCGCGACGGGTTCGATCTGGCGCTCACCATGGGAAAGCTGGCCGATTCTTCGCTCATCGTGCGGCCGCTAGGGCGGGGCGATTCGGGCATTTTCGCGAGTGCGGGCTATTTGAAGAAGCGCGGCATGCCACACTCCCCGGCCGACCTGGCAAAGCACGATTGCGTGCTGTATCGAACGACGGCACGAAAGGGCAAATGGGCGCTTTCGCGCGGCAAGGAGGCGCAGAGCGTGACGGTTTCGGGCCCTCTTCGGGTGGACTCGCTGGCGTTGCTCCTCGCCACGATGCTCGATGACGCGGGTCTCGGGCTCTTGCCCGTGCACCTTGCCGGGACGGATCCATCGATGCAAAATCTGACGCGCGTTCTTCCCGATTACGTGGTGGCAGGCGAGGCGTTGCAACTCGTGTATCCGGCGTCACGGCACACGCCCCAACGTGTACGGCTTCTCTGCGAGCACCTCGTGGCATCGTCGGCGGGGTGCCCGAACGACCGGGGGCCTAATCCGGCTTGA
- a CDS encoding LysR family transcriptional regulator, whose amino-acid sequence MQKSTFADLDLNDAHFFTEVVRRGSFSAVARAANLPVSTVSRHVARLEARLGVVLLARTTRRVSLTDAGRMYHEHAARAIDELETAQRLVHDLGSSPKGRVRITAPLGILRRVWPAVTEFLTTYPDMTVDFEANDRMLDLVEAGFDLAIRTGPLVDSSLVARKLFEGTNGLFASRAYLTRRGTPRRAQDLVDHACIVVPKRGSERVTWSLTEGKKTVRISVRGRVSASELSLAHLAALDGHGIVQLPTHFAATESSTRRQLVRVLPAVDAGRVPVWLVHPASRALPAGVRAMVEHLVKSAPTLFAVKPD is encoded by the coding sequence ATGCAAAAGTCGACGTTTGCCGATTTGGACCTGAACGACGCGCACTTCTTCACGGAGGTGGTCCGGCGCGGAAGCTTCTCTGCCGTTGCTCGTGCGGCCAATCTCCCGGTGTCGACGGTCAGCCGGCACGTCGCCCGGCTCGAAGCGCGCCTTGGCGTCGTGCTCTTGGCCCGCACCACGCGCCGCGTTTCGCTCACCGACGCGGGGCGCATGTACCACGAGCACGCGGCCCGCGCGATCGACGAGCTCGAAACCGCGCAACGCCTGGTGCACGATCTCGGCAGCAGCCCGAAGGGCCGTGTGCGCATCACCGCACCGCTGGGCATCTTGCGCCGCGTGTGGCCGGCCGTGACGGAATTTCTCACGACCTACCCGGACATGACCGTCGATTTCGAGGCCAACGATCGCATGCTCGACTTGGTCGAGGCGGGCTTCGACTTGGCGATTCGCACCGGTCCTCTGGTCGACTCGTCCTTGGTCGCGCGCAAGCTGTTCGAGGGCACCAATGGCCTATTCGCCAGCCGCGCCTACCTCACACGCCGGGGCACCCCGCGCCGCGCGCAAGACCTCGTCGATCACGCGTGCATCGTCGTGCCCAAGCGGGGCAGCGAGCGTGTGACGTGGTCTTTGACCGAGGGCAAAAAGACCGTGCGCATCTCCGTGCGCGGACGGGTCAGTGCGAGCGAATTGAGCTTGGCCCACCTCGCCGCCCTCGACGGACACGGAATCGTGCAATTGCCCACGCACTTCGCCGCCACCGAGTCCTCCACCCGCCGCCAACTCGTTCGCGTGCTCCCGGCCGTCGACGCAGGCCGCGTACCCGTCTGGCTCGTTCATCCGGCAAGCCGCGCCCTCCCCGCGGGCGTTCGCGCCATGGTCGAGCACCTGGTGAAGAGCGCCCCCACGTTGTTCGCGGTCAAGCCGGATTAG
- a CDS encoding NmrA/HSCARG family protein: MSNTKLIAVIGATGGQGGGLARAILDDPERRFRVRAITRNAESAPARELARRGAEVVAANTDDRASLERAFSGAHGAFCVTNFWEHFSPEREAAQGANMASAARTAGLAHVIWSTLEDVRRWIPAGDERLPTLMKKYKVPHTDAKGEADAAFREAGVPTTFLLTSFYWENFLRPGLALRRDAAGLSLRLPLGEQVLPGIATEDIGRSALGVFARGEALVGKTVGVAGEHASGHAMAAALARSLGEPVRYDAVPDEVYRREARPFWAELEAKTGFPGGEDLANSFAFSAMFNDEFRRSRDVETTRGLNPALQSLDMWLARHRDVFRASGISAGA; the protein is encoded by the coding sequence ATGTCCAACACGAAACTCATTGCTGTCATTGGAGCTACCGGCGGCCAAGGCGGAGGGCTCGCGCGTGCAATTCTCGACGATCCCGAGCGGCGCTTCCGGGTGCGCGCGATCACGCGCAATGCCGAGTCGGCCCCGGCGCGGGAGCTGGCCCGGCGCGGCGCGGAGGTGGTAGCCGCCAACACCGACGATCGCGCCAGCTTGGAGCGCGCATTTTCCGGCGCGCACGGGGCGTTCTGCGTGACGAACTTCTGGGAGCACTTCTCGCCGGAACGCGAAGCAGCTCAGGGTGCGAACATGGCCTCCGCGGCGCGCACCGCCGGGCTCGCGCACGTGATCTGGTCGACGTTGGAGGACGTGCGACGGTGGATCCCAGCGGGCGACGAGCGCCTGCCCACGCTGATGAAGAAGTACAAGGTCCCGCACACCGACGCGAAGGGAGAAGCCGATGCGGCATTCCGCGAGGCCGGTGTGCCGACGACGTTCCTGCTGACGTCGTTCTACTGGGAAAACTTCTTGCGCCCGGGCCTGGCGCTGCGCCGCGATGCCGCCGGGCTGTCCTTGCGTCTTCCGCTGGGCGAGCAGGTGCTGCCTGGGATTGCCACCGAGGACATCGGCCGCTCGGCGCTCGGTGTTTTCGCGCGGGGCGAGGCCCTCGTCGGGAAGACGGTGGGCGTGGCCGGCGAGCATGCGTCGGGGCATGCGATGGCCGCGGCGCTCGCGCGAAGCCTTGGGGAACCCGTTCGTTACGACGCCGTTCCGGACGAAGTGTACCGTCGGGAGGCGCGGCCCTTCTGGGCAGAGCTCGAGGCGAAAACCGGTTTTCCGGGCGGCGAGGATCTGGCGAATTCGTTCGCGTTCAGCGCGATGTTCAACGACGAGTTCCGTCGCTCGCGCGACGTGGAGACCACACGCGGACTGAATCCCGCCCTTCAGAGCCTCGACATGTGGCTCGCCCGCCACCGCGATGTGTTTCGCGCGAGCGGCATCAGTGCAGGTGCGTGA
- a CDS encoding TatD family hydrolase yields MIDIGSNLASKAFREDLDTVLRHARRTNVTAIVATGTSESVSRAVLEIAREKSYGDGPRIFSTAGIHPHHAKDFSRSSADALRAMACNPEVRAIGECGLDFDRNFSPRDAQLRCFDAQLELAADLAMPVFLHERAAEDDFSAVLSRFRPRLTRAVVHCFTGTGETLARYLDLDLHIGITGWICDERRGTHLVELVRRIPSDRMMIETDAPYILPRSMPRAERPRTGRNEPRFLRWVLKAVAEARGEAEADLERATVATTNAFFDLPADA; encoded by the coding sequence ATGATCGACATCGGCTCGAATCTCGCTAGCAAGGCATTTCGCGAAGATCTAGATACCGTTTTGCGTCATGCACGTCGGACGAATGTCACGGCGATCGTGGCCACCGGAACGAGCGAATCCGTCAGTCGTGCCGTGTTGGAGATCGCTCGAGAAAAGTCTTACGGCGACGGCCCCCGGATCTTCTCGACCGCGGGGATACATCCCCATCATGCGAAGGATTTCTCTCGAAGCTCGGCCGATGCGTTGCGCGCCATGGCATGCAATCCCGAGGTACGCGCCATCGGCGAATGCGGGCTCGATTTCGATCGGAATTTCTCCCCGCGCGACGCTCAGCTGCGTTGTTTCGATGCCCAACTCGAGTTGGCTGCCGATCTTGCCATGCCGGTTTTTCTGCACGAGCGAGCCGCGGAGGACGACTTCAGCGCCGTGCTCTCACGCTTTCGACCCCGTTTGACACGGGCCGTCGTTCATTGCTTCACGGGAACCGGCGAGACGCTCGCGCGATACCTCGACCTCGATCTCCACATTGGAATCACGGGTTGGATCTGCGATGAGCGGCGCGGCACCCATCTGGTCGAACTCGTTCGTCGCATTCCGTCGGATCGCATGATGATCGAGACCGATGCACCCTACATCCTTCCGCGCTCGATGCCTCGGGCGGAACGACCGAGGACTGGAAGAAACGAGCCGAGGTTCCTTCGCTGGGTTCTGAAGGCCGTGGCCGAAGCGCGGGGCGAAGCGGAAGCAGACCTCGAGCGCGCCACGGTGGCCACGACGAACGCGTTCTTCGACTTACCTGCGGACGCTTGA
- a CDS encoding MYXO-CTERM sorting domain-containing protein: MDSKTPRPRCRFRHVLATFATATASILSLAPPARAYSISSAATDGCHESITSDALRNVRKARPQAAPIAPNRNERALIDDVQFSPDDDMKDLGAVALLLGVRDNDLKGEGAHDLSSLAPVHGTPENQKEHCLRGPDRKEPNGTSQAVDDCHGFIMQRVGEALDGLDAAGAPASDRRTSLTIHLAIRGQIDADLPTYYVRMGQAIHAVQDSFTHTYRRADQMQITVTLDWLDPVSRTHDEAQDGPPHSSELDECNNLDDLRQRRRALAIEASSAILDATLDPTKSRDQKLQAVRGLLDRYLGYSAGCTFENGWCDAPEKRYKTDVGCGCRSSSDGEGGGTLAVLAATVALAMLLRRRRRRRAMIGAGFAFASLLATSTARAESEPLPVAEPLPREVSKVALGVNVGVAGSFDKTAVAGNVGARLSVSKRWVFGLDVEWNPFLSAYGSTFRPGTLNAYASAMLRFPLAYESINLRTTLSAGSSTLLFDLYGAPRATTGIFAQIYPLGIEWKASRKFYVIFNPLGLALPVPQLAGVPFMYPQYRIACGLEFYP; the protein is encoded by the coding sequence ATGGATTCGAAGACACCTCGCCCGCGATGCCGTTTTCGCCACGTCCTCGCAACGTTCGCCACCGCGACGGCGTCGATTCTGAGCCTCGCACCGCCGGCGCGCGCGTACTCGATCTCGAGCGCGGCCACGGACGGATGTCACGAGTCGATCACCAGCGATGCCCTGCGCAATGTGCGAAAGGCCCGTCCCCAAGCTGCACCCATCGCGCCCAACCGCAATGAGAGAGCGCTCATCGACGATGTGCAGTTTTCGCCCGATGACGACATGAAAGATCTGGGCGCCGTGGCACTTTTGCTCGGAGTCCGCGACAACGATCTCAAGGGGGAGGGGGCGCACGATTTGAGCTCGCTCGCACCCGTTCACGGGACACCCGAAAACCAAAAGGAGCATTGCCTCCGCGGACCCGACCGCAAGGAGCCCAACGGTACCTCGCAGGCGGTCGACGATTGCCATGGATTCATCATGCAGCGCGTGGGGGAGGCGCTCGACGGATTGGACGCGGCGGGGGCACCGGCGTCCGATCGGCGAACTTCGCTGACCATTCATCTTGCCATTCGTGGCCAGATCGATGCCGACCTCCCGACCTACTACGTGCGTATGGGCCAGGCCATTCACGCGGTCCAGGATAGCTTCACGCATACGTACCGCCGCGCCGACCAAATGCAGATTACGGTTACCCTCGATTGGCTGGATCCTGTCTCGCGCACCCACGATGAAGCTCAGGATGGGCCCCCGCATTCATCCGAGCTGGATGAATGCAACAATCTCGACGACCTTCGACAGAGGCGACGCGCGCTCGCCATCGAGGCTTCGAGCGCCATCCTCGATGCCACACTCGATCCGACCAAGAGCCGCGATCAAAAGCTGCAAGCCGTTCGCGGGCTCCTGGATCGGTATCTTGGGTATTCGGCGGGATGCACCTTCGAAAACGGTTGGTGCGACGCGCCGGAAAAACGGTACAAAACGGACGTGGGGTGCGGGTGTCGGAGTTCGTCCGATGGTGAGGGCGGCGGCACGCTCGCGGTCCTCGCGGCGACGGTAGCACTCGCGATGCTCTTGCGCCGTCGCCGCCGCAGAAGAGCGATGATCGGAGCCGGCTTCGCCTTCGCATCGCTGCTCGCCACGTCGACCGCGCGTGCCGAGTCCGAGCCGCTTCCGGTTGCCGAGCCGTTGCCACGGGAAGTGTCCAAAGTGGCCCTGGGCGTGAACGTGGGTGTCGCCGGCTCGTTCGACAAGACGGCCGTGGCCGGCAACGTCGGGGCGCGCCTCAGCGTCAGCAAGCGGTGGGTTTTCGGCCTCGACGTGGAATGGAATCCGTTCCTCTCGGCCTATGGATCTACTTTTCGCCCGGGCACGCTCAACGCCTACGCCTCGGCGATGCTGCGCTTTCCTCTCGCCTACGAGAGCATCAACCTGCGTACGACGTTGAGCGCGGGCAGCTCGACGCTGCTGTTCGACTTGTACGGCGCGCCGCGGGCAACCACGGGCATCTTCGCGCAGATCTATCCACTGGGAATCGAGTGGAAGGCGTCGCGGAAGTTTTACGTGATTTTCAATCCGCTCGGCCTGGCTTTGCCTGTCCCCCAGCTCGCGGGAGTTCCTTTCATGTATCCGCAATATCGCATTGCTTGCGGACTCGAGTTCTACCCATGA
- a CDS encoding phosphatase PAP2 family protein: MLAVQLFFCSLTTEAGAEPSVRGPAHKLRLELDLPIVLVAGSIASSFFFLPEARGVACAPNCDRSRINRFDRAAAGLYDPTWSTVGDIATVATLAVPLVAIVVDEGLENGLRDDLVVAEAMLVTSALQVSVSYAVGRPRPRVYGDDAPLDERTDANAARSFFSGHVADTVATSVAGLRTFQRLGKPTLGWVLFGVGIAGSSLVGLSRVASGAHFPSDVIAGAAIGTGMGLVLPAIHESGVQMLPFVGADGGGLMVGGRLP; encoded by the coding sequence ATGCTCGCGGTTCAGCTCTTTTTCTGCTCGCTCACCACGGAGGCAGGCGCGGAGCCGAGCGTGCGCGGACCCGCCCACAAATTGCGGCTCGAGCTCGATTTGCCCATCGTTCTCGTGGCCGGGTCGATTGCGTCGAGCTTCTTTTTCTTGCCCGAAGCTCGGGGCGTCGCATGCGCGCCGAACTGTGACCGTTCGCGCATCAACCGTTTCGATCGGGCCGCGGCGGGGCTCTACGATCCGACGTGGTCCACCGTGGGGGACATCGCCACGGTCGCCACGCTCGCAGTTCCCCTTGTGGCCATCGTCGTCGACGAAGGCCTCGAGAACGGCCTCCGCGACGATCTCGTCGTGGCTGAAGCAATGTTGGTCACGAGTGCCCTGCAGGTCTCCGTGAGTTATGCCGTCGGGAGGCCTCGGCCGCGCGTTTATGGCGATGATGCGCCGCTCGATGAGCGTACGGATGCGAACGCGGCGCGGTCCTTCTTCAGCGGGCACGTCGCGGACACCGTGGCAACGTCGGTCGCCGGCTTGCGTACGTTTCAACGGCTCGGCAAGCCAACGCTGGGCTGGGTCCTGTTCGGCGTGGGCATCGCGGGCTCGAGCCTCGTGGGCCTTTCCCGGGTGGCTTCGGGGGCGCACTTCCCATCGGACGTCATTGCGGGCGCGGCGATTGGTACGGGAATGGGCCTCGTTCTCCCTGCCATCCACGAATCGGGGGTGCAAATGCTTCCTTTCGTCGGAGCGGACGGCGGTGGGCTCATGGTGGGCGGCCGCTTGCCGTGA
- a CDS encoding DUF3311 domain-containing protein, whose product MTARTRYVLAAPLLAAPIIGLLMPGLYNRAEPAIAGFPFFYWYQLLWVALTMCTMSGAYFLVVPAQKARKNSGDV is encoded by the coding sequence ATGACGGCCCGAACCCGCTACGTGCTCGCAGCGCCGCTGCTGGCCGCTCCCATCATCGGGCTGCTCATGCCGGGGTTGTACAATCGGGCGGAGCCTGCGATCGCCGGTTTTCCGTTCTTCTATTGGTATCAACTGCTCTGGGTCGCACTCACCATGTGCACGATGAGCGGCGCGTATTTTCTCGTGGTGCCCGCGCAGAAGGCACGTAAGAATAGCGGTGACGTGTGA
- a CDS encoding sodium:solute symporter, with protein sequence MNAPQSDLQFEGVALAVFTALFLLVAVMGFLASRWRRPTDIMHLDEWGLGGRSFGTFIAWFLLGGDVFTAYTCIAVPGLVFGVGALGFFAVPYTIMVWPIIFLFLPRLWSVSHRHGYVTTADFVRGRHGSRALTLAVAITGILATMPYIALQLVGIQVCLDVMGVGGGPDTSWIVREMPLFVAFALLAAYTYSAGLRAPAMIAFVKDTLIYLVVGVSIVYLPAKLGGWEHIFSAAGENLAKTNPNTGKPLGGLLLSDKQIWPYCTLAFGSALAIFIYPHSVTAVLSTKNRNVIRRNTALLPMYTFLLGMIALLGLMALSSGVKTGGNNSLAVPLLFKQNFPSWFTGVAFAAIGIGALVPAAIMSIAAANLFTRNVYREFISPNATPAAETQVSKIASLLLKFGALVFVLALDKSFAIQFQLLGGIWIMQTFPALVFGLYTRWFHRRALFVGWLVGMVYGTATSYFVPAPGKPGTHFGGQIAEIPLLGEAGYIALTAFVLNVLVSVILTPLFRSFKMAEGIDETTASDYDADAGDAGVTQDLPTH encoded by the coding sequence GTGAACGCGCCCCAATCGGACCTGCAGTTCGAGGGCGTGGCGCTTGCCGTTTTCACGGCGCTGTTTCTTCTGGTTGCGGTCATGGGCTTTCTCGCCTCCCGATGGCGCCGGCCCACGGACATTATGCACCTCGACGAATGGGGATTGGGCGGCCGCTCGTTCGGCACGTTCATCGCTTGGTTCCTCCTCGGCGGCGACGTGTTCACGGCGTACACCTGCATCGCGGTGCCCGGCCTGGTCTTCGGTGTGGGGGCGCTCGGCTTCTTTGCCGTGCCCTACACCATCATGGTCTGGCCCATCATCTTTCTCTTTTTGCCCCGGCTCTGGTCCGTGTCCCATCGTCATGGATATGTGACGACCGCAGACTTCGTACGAGGGCGCCACGGATCGCGTGCCCTCACGTTGGCCGTGGCCATCACGGGCATCCTCGCAACGATGCCCTACATCGCACTCCAGCTCGTCGGCATCCAGGTCTGTCTCGACGTGATGGGCGTGGGTGGCGGCCCGGATACGTCGTGGATCGTGCGCGAAATGCCGCTGTTCGTGGCCTTCGCGTTGCTTGCTGCCTACACGTACTCGGCGGGGTTGCGTGCGCCCGCGATGATCGCGTTCGTGAAGGACACCCTCATCTATTTGGTGGTCGGCGTATCGATCGTCTATCTGCCCGCCAAGCTCGGCGGCTGGGAGCACATCTTCTCCGCGGCCGGGGAGAACCTCGCCAAGACGAACCCCAACACGGGAAAGCCCCTCGGCGGGTTGTTGCTCTCCGATAAACAGATATGGCCGTACTGCACCCTCGCATTCGGCTCCGCGCTCGCGATCTTCATTTACCCGCACTCGGTCACGGCGGTGCTCTCGACGAAGAATCGGAACGTGATCCGGCGAAACACGGCGCTCCTGCCGATGTACACGTTCCTGCTCGGCATGATCGCCCTGCTCGGCCTGATGGCTTTGTCTTCGGGTGTGAAGACGGGCGGCAACAACTCCCTCGCGGTACCGCTGCTCTTCAAACAGAACTTCCCCAGCTGGTTCACCGGTGTCGCATTTGCGGCGATTGGGATCGGGGCGCTGGTCCCGGCGGCCATCATGTCGATCGCAGCCGCAAACCTCTTTACCCGCAACGTCTACCGTGAGTTCATCAGCCCCAACGCCACACCGGCGGCCGAGACGCAGGTCAGCAAAATTGCCTCCCTCCTGTTGAAGTTCGGCGCCCTCGTCTTCGTTCTGGCGCTCGACAAGTCGTTTGCCATCCAATTCCAATTGTTGGGCGGAATCTGGATCATGCAAACATTCCCCGCGCTGGTGTTCGGTCTCTATACGCGGTGGTTCCACCGCCGAGCACTCTTCGTCGGTTGGCTCGTGGGCATGGTGTACGGCACGGCCACGAGCTACTTCGTTCCGGCGCCCGGCAAGCCAGGAACCCACTTCGGTGGTCAGATCGCCGAGATTCCGCTGCTCGGCGAGGCAGGCTACATCGCACTCACGGCGTTCGTTCTCAACGTGCTGGTCTCCGTCATCCTGACGCCGCTCTTTCGCTCCTTCAAGATGGCGGAAGGCATCGACGAGACGACCGCGAGCGACTACGACGCCGATGCAGGCGACGCCGGCGTCACGCAAGATCTGCCGACGCACTAG
- a CDS encoding DoxX family protein gives MNLALWIVAGLLAAAYFIGGGVKMFMSKDKFASMTSNSQWAEEFTSGAFKALGVVEALGAVGLVLPAVLGIAPILVPIAASALALYMSGAMATRLRRGEYAVMMGDFVFLALCAFVAWGRFGPEPFTR, from the coding sequence ATGAATCTTGCACTGTGGATCGTCGCCGGCCTACTCGCGGCCGCCTACTTCATCGGTGGTGGGGTGAAAATGTTCATGTCGAAGGACAAATTCGCCAGCATGACTTCAAACAGCCAATGGGCCGAGGAATTCACATCCGGCGCTTTCAAGGCCCTTGGGGTCGTCGAGGCGCTGGGGGCGGTGGGGCTCGTCCTGCCCGCTGTCCTCGGCATCGCGCCGATCCTCGTGCCGATAGCTGCTTCGGCCCTGGCGCTGTACATGTCGGGCGCGATGGCGACGCGGCTACGTCGTGGCGAATACGCTGTGATGATGGGCGACTTCGTCTTCCTCGCCCTGTGCGCCTTCGTGGCGTGGGGTCGTTTTGGCCCCGAGCCGTTCACCCGATGA